From Corvus moneduloides isolate bCorMon1 chromosome 2, bCorMon1.pri, whole genome shotgun sequence, one genomic window encodes:
- the EIF1AX gene encoding eukaryotic translation initiation factor 1A, X-chromosomal, translating into MPKNKGKGGKNRRRGKNENESEKRELVFKEDGQEYAQVIKMLGNGRLEALCFDGVKRLCHIRGKLRKKVWINTSDIILIGLRDYQDNKADVILKYNADEARSLKAYGELPEHAKINETDTFGPGDDDEIQFDDIGDDDEDIDDI; encoded by the exons ATGCCGAAGAATAAAG GCAAAGGAGGTAAAAACAGGCGACGAGGTAAGAATGAGAATGAATCAGAGAAAAGAGAACTGGTGTTCAAAGAAGATGGGCAAG AATATGCCCAGGTGATCAAGATGTTAGGCAATGGAAGACTGGAGGCATTATGTTTTGATGGTGTGAAGAGGTTATGTCATATTAGAGGGAAGCTAAGAAAAAAG GTCTGGATAAATACATCTGATATTATATTGATTGGCTTAAGAGACTACCAG GATAACAAGGCTGATGTTATTCTAAAATACAATGCAGATGAAGCCAGAAGCCTGAAAGCATATGGGGAGCTTCCAGAACATG CTAAAATCAATGAAACAGACACATTTGGTCCTGGAGATGACGATGAAATCCAGTTTGATGATATTGGAGATGACGATGAAGATATTGATGAT atctAA